ACGGGCCGGAAGCGAGCTGTCGCTTCTGCTGCAGGCAAGCGGGGAGCGGATAGCCATCCTCGACGCCGGCTGCGGTGAGGGCTCCCATCTGGCTTTTTTGCGGGAGGAGCTTATAAGAAAGACGGAGCGCGGCGTAATCGGGGCCGGGCTGGATATCGCGAAAGAAGGTGTGAGGATCGCCGCAAGGCAGCATCCGGATCTCGTCTGGTGCGCGGCGGATATTGCCGAGTGCCCGTTTCAAGACGGCTGTTTCGATGCGATTCTGAACATTTTGTCCCCGTCCCGCTATGCGGAATTTCAGCGATTGCTCGTACCGGGCGGAATTGCGCTGAAAATCGTCCCCGGGAACGATTATCTCCGTCAATTGCGCGTAAAGCTATACGGCTCGTCGTTCAGAAGAACTCATCCGGGCGATTCGGCCGCCGGTCTTTTCCGCACTCGCTTCGAGCTCCTGCGGGAAGAGCGCGTCCGGTACGAGGTCAAGCTGGACCCTTCGCTGCGGGAACATCTTTTCCGCATGACGCCTTTGTCGTGGGCGGCGCCGGAAGAGGAGGTGCAGCGCGCAATGGACTCGGTCGGCGGTGAAATTACGGTTGATTTGACGATGCTGATTGGGAGAAAAAGGTGATCGGCGGCAATTCCGCCAACCTGTTCGCCACGGGCAGCCGTCCGAAACCGGTGTGCCTGCCCCTTGCATGACAGGTCATCAAGCGATATAATAAGCGGCAATAATCAAACAGTCCGATCATGCCGATGAAGAGCATCCAACTCGGAGGCGTTACGACCGGGATGTCCCAAGGCTCAAGCGGCCTCGAAAAGGCGTCCTCTAAGTATTCCGGCACCGCCCCGTTACCGGCGGATCGAGATGGCCGGACCTGTGCGTCCGGCAATTTGGGTGGCACCGCGAGCGCGCTCCTCGTCCCATGGACGGATGAGGAGCGCTTATTTTTGTTCGCGAAAAGGAGTGTTTCACCCATGCTGGACATGAAAATGATCCGCTTGCGGGCGAAGGAAGTTCAGGAAGCCGCAATCCGGAGAAAAATTCCGTTTGACGTGAAGGAGCTGATCGCCGCTGACGACTGGCGCCGCATGCAGATGGCGGCGGCGGAGAAGCTGCGGGAAGAGCGTAACCGGTTTGCCGCCGCCATTAGTGAGCTGTTGCGAGGCGGACGGATACGGGAAGCGGAGGAGAAGAAGAAGGAGGCTGCAGCGCTGCACGACAGGCTGGCTCTGGCAGAGACCGGGCTGAGGGACGCCCGAGAGGAGTTTGACCGGCTGATGCGGCTTGTGCCGAATTTGATATCGCCGGATACGCCGGAAGGGGATAACGACCGGGACAATGTGGAGCTGCGAACGGACGGTCAGCCGCCGCAATTTGAATTCGCCCCGAAGGATCACGTCGAGCTGGGCCGCCTGCTGGACCTGATCGATGTCGATCGCGGCGTCAAGATCGGAGGTTCGCGGCAATATGTGCTGAAAGGAAACGGTGCGCTGCTTCATCGCGCGGTCCAGCAGCTGGCGGTCGATCTGCTGCTCGAGCAAGGTTTTACGCTGCTTGAACTGCCGGCGATGACGAAGGAGGAGGCGTTTGTCGGAACCGGATTTTTTCCCGCAAGCCGCGACCAGAGCTTTGCCGTCGATGGCGAGAACCTGTTTTTGGCCGGCACGGCGGAGGTGCCGCTTGTTTCGTATTATGCCGGGGAGACGCTCGATTTAAGCCAGCCGCTGCTGCTTGCCGCCGCGGGGCCCTGCTTCCGGAGCGAGGTCGGTTCGGCAGGCCGCGACGTACGCGGGCTGTACCGGGTACACCAATTTGCTAAGGTGGAGCAAGTCGTCCTGTGCCGCGCCGATTTGACGCTTGCGGAGGAACTGCTCGTGCGGATCACCGCTCACGCGGAACGGCTGCTGCAGCTGCTCGAGCTGCCCTACCGGGTCGTGGCGGTATGCGCCGGCGATTTGTCGGCCAAAAATTACAAGCAGTTCGACATCGAGACGTGGATGCCGAGCCGGAACGCGTATGGCGAAACGCATTCGGCATCGCTGCTGCTCGATTATCAGGCGCGGCGTTCGAATATCCGGTACTGGGACGAAAACGGTCGGCTCGCCTTCGCCTATACGCTGAACGGCACGATGGCAGCCAGCCCGCGCATCCTCATTCCGCTGCTCGAATGCCATCAGCGCGAGGACGGCACGGTTCGCATCCCGAAAGCGCTCCGGCCTTACATCCGCGGATTGGAGGAACTGAAGTAAGGCGGCTTGGAGCGGAGTTTAAACGCCGAGACAGATGGCCTTGCGAATACCGGAAGCCGCGTGCAAGATTCGGCCGGCTGCATAACGGGGTGCCGGGGCGCTGACAGACGCTTCGGCACCCCGGCCGGTGCAAGATTTTCCCAAAGGGCTATGCTCCGCCCTTCCTCAAGCGGTATACTGGTTCTATCGGCTTGAAACCGCTATTTGAATGGAAAATGAGAGGAGCGCTTACCAGATGAGCCTGCAATCGATCCACACGTTGGCC
This genomic window from Paenibacillus humicola contains:
- the serS gene encoding serine--tRNA ligase is translated as MLDMKMIRLRAKEVQEAAIRRKIPFDVKELIAADDWRRMQMAAAEKLREERNRFAAAISELLRGGRIREAEEKKKEAAALHDRLALAETGLRDAREEFDRLMRLVPNLISPDTPEGDNDRDNVELRTDGQPPQFEFAPKDHVELGRLLDLIDVDRGVKIGGSRQYVLKGNGALLHRAVQQLAVDLLLEQGFTLLELPAMTKEEAFVGTGFFPASRDQSFAVDGENLFLAGTAEVPLVSYYAGETLDLSQPLLLAAAGPCFRSEVGSAGRDVRGLYRVHQFAKVEQVVLCRADLTLAEELLVRITAHAERLLQLLELPYRVVAVCAGDLSAKNYKQFDIETWMPSRNAYGETHSASLLLDYQARRSNIRYWDENGRLAFAYTLNGTMAASPRILIPLLECHQREDGTVRIPKALRPYIRGLEELK
- a CDS encoding putative RNA methyltransferase, whose protein sequence is MSNSFFFGHEGLFRCPICHDAMRLISGKSLICSRRHGFDIARQGYVNFLRRPPKSGYGKSMFESRAAIVRSGFFRPLLERAGSELSLLLQASGERIAILDAGCGEGSHLAFLREELIRKTERGVIGAGLDIAKEGVRIAARQHPDLVWCAADIAECPFQDGCFDAILNILSPSRYAEFQRLLVPGGIALKIVPGNDYLRQLRVKLYGSSFRRTHPGDSAAGLFRTRFELLREERVRYEVKLDPSLREHLFRMTPLSWAAPEEEVQRAMDSVGGEITVDLTMLIGRKR